In Campylobacter vulpis, a genomic segment contains:
- the mobB gene encoding molybdopterin-guanine dinucleotide biosynthesis protein B produces the protein MKQLIMAFSGPSNSGKTTLIEKLTQHFIQKGLKVLVIKHDPADKANFDIEGKDSFKFFQSGAETIILSPTRTTLFSHEKKDLFEVLRFVEFDLCLIEGFKELDLPRISVFYKDIDEDYFAYSNAVASYEKISYKNLTWLDLSDLEQIASFILNNALKGEFDARTR, from the coding sequence ATGAAGCAACTCATTATGGCTTTTAGTGGTCCGTCAAATTCTGGTAAAACCACGCTGATAGAAAAACTAACGCAACACTTTATTCAAAAGGGCTTAAAGGTGCTTGTGATTAAGCACGACCCAGCCGATAAGGCGAATTTTGATATAGAGGGTAAAGACAGCTTTAAATTCTTTCAAAGTGGTGCAGAAACTATCATTTTAAGCCCGACAAGAACAACTCTTTTTTCTCACGAAAAAAAAGATCTTTTCGAAGTTTTGAGATTTGTGGAATTTGATTTGTGTTTGATTGAGGGATTTAAAGAGCTTGATTTGCCTAGAATTAGTGTTTTTTATAAGGATATTGATGAGGATTATTTTGCTTACTCAAATGCGGTAGCTAGCTATGAAAAAATTTCTTATAAAAATCTTACTTGGCTTGATTTAAGCGACTTAGAGCAAATCGCTTCCTTCATACTTAATAATGCCTTAAAAGGAGAATTTGATGCAAGAACTCGTTAA
- a CDS encoding SDR family NAD(P)-dependent oxidoreductase, whose protein sequence is MKKVAFITGASSGFGEACVKAFIDEGFKVVALARRKERLDKLKELYKEQIHTLNLDVRKKKELFEAVATLPSEFQNINVLFNNAGLALGLEEFDKLSLEDIDTMVDTNVKGFLYVARAIIPLLRKQENAYIFNLGSVAENLTYFGGNVYCGTKAFVGQFSRALRNDLRGTNIKVTNIAPGLCKTEFSEVRFRGDKAQANAVYEDTKFITAEDIARVVMSIIHLPSHINVNKIELMPVTQSWAGSFVEKV, encoded by the coding sequence ATGAAAAAAGTTGCTTTTATCACGGGTGCGAGTTCTGGTTTTGGAGAGGCTTGCGTAAAAGCCTTTATTGATGAGGGTTTTAAAGTTGTTGCTCTAGCAAGACGCAAGGAAAGATTAGACAAGCTTAAAGAGCTTTATAAAGAACAAATTCACACGCTTAATCTTGATGTAAGAAAGAAAAAAGAACTTTTTGAAGCTGTGGCGACTCTACCTAGTGAATTTCAAAACATCAATGTGCTTTTCAACAATGCTGGACTAGCCTTAGGGCTTGAGGAATTTGATAAATTAAGTCTTGAGGATATTGACACTATGGTCGATACAAATGTCAAGGGTTTTTTATATGTGGCAAGGGCTATTATTCCGCTTTTAAGAAAGCAAGAAAATGCTTATATTTTTAATCTTGGCTCAGTAGCAGAAAATTTAACTTATTTTGGCGGTAATGTTTATTGCGGAACGAAAGCCTTTGTGGGGCAGTTTTCTCGTGCTTTAAGAAATGATTTAAGAGGCACAAATATTAAGGTTACAAACATAGCGCCCGGACTTTGCAAAACTGAATTTAGCGAAGTGCGTTTTAGAGGAGATAAGGCTCAAGCAAATGCCGTTTATGAAGATACTAAATTTATCACGGCAGAAGATATTGCTAGGGTAGTGATGTCCATTATACACCTCCCATCTCACATCAATGTCAATAAAATCGAACTTATGCCAGTAACGCAAAGCTGGGCAGGGTCTTTTGTGGAAAAAGTGTAA
- a CDS encoding class 1 fructose-bisphosphatase, giving the protein MQELVKLIQKAVIDIANALKFPDTSYSEEKNSSGDTQLKFDVLSDEIITKNLSESKALKALISEEKEEILKLNEKGKFIVAYDPLDGSSLMDVNFAIGSIFAIYEEEVSPKNLKAALYSIYGARLEFVFCEGKEVRLYRLNESGKFDFVKELKMAEKGKINATGGTQKFWDNKHANFIKELFEEGYRLRYSGAMVSDIHQILLKGGGLFSYPATKDAPNGKLRAFFEIFPLAFIVEKAGGATSNGQNASLLELEFHQIHATSPCFFGSKYEINKLLKAYNG; this is encoded by the coding sequence ATGCAAGAACTCGTTAAACTTATACAAAAAGCCGTGATAGACATTGCAAACGCACTGAAATTTCCAGACACCTCATATAGTGAAGAAAAAAACTCAAGTGGCGATACTCAACTTAAATTTGATGTTTTAAGCGATGAAATTATCACTAAAAACTTAAGCGAAAGTAAAGCTCTAAAGGCTCTCATTAGCGAAGAAAAAGAAGAAATCCTAAAACTCAATGAAAAGGGCAAATTTATCGTAGCTTACGATCCTCTTGATGGCTCTTCTTTAATGGATGTGAATTTTGCCATAGGCTCTATTTTTGCCATTTACGAAGAGGAAGTTTCGCCTAAAAATTTAAAAGCAGCACTTTATAGCATTTATGGAGCGAGGCTTGAGTTTGTTTTTTGCGAGGGTAAGGAAGTGAGGCTTTATCGCTTAAATGAAAGTGGCAAATTTGACTTTGTCAAAGAGCTTAAAATGGCTGAAAAAGGCAAAATTAACGCCACAGGAGGCACACAAAAATTCTGGGACAATAAACACGCAAATTTCATTAAAGAACTTTTTGAAGAGGGGTATAGGTTAAGATATAGCGGAGCTATGGTAAGCGATATTCATCAAATTTTACTTAAGGGCGGAGGGCTTTTTAGCTACCCTGCCACAAAAGATGCTCCAAATGGAAAATTAAGAGCCTTTTTTGAAATTTTTCCTCTTGCTTTCATCGTTGAAAAAGCTGGAGGGGCGACTAGCAACGGACAAAATGCCTCCTTGCTCGAGCTTGAATTTCATCAAATTCACGCTACTAGCCCTTGTTTTTTTGGAAGTAAATATGAAATTAATAAACTTTTAAAGGCATACAATGGCTGA
- the metG gene encoding methionine--tRNA ligase has product MRYITTPIYYVNDVPHLGHAYTTIIADTLARFYRLSGHKTLFLTGTDEHGQKIEQAAKNKNHSPKEYADKISLEFKKLWDEFEISYDIYARTTDERHIKFVQQVFLTMWEKGDIYKGEYEGYYCVSCESFFTQTQLTNGCGCPDCGKETKLLKEESYFFKLSKYEKDILKWYESDPIVPKNKKTELINFIENGLKDLSITRTSFEWGIKIPQNLNDDKHIIYVWLDALFIYISSLELDKKSENLGFLPAFVHLVGKDILRFHAIYFPAFLMSANLPLPKYIAAHGWWTKDGEKMSKSKGNALHPKIIADAYGLEAFRYFLLREVPFGNDGDFSEAMLISRINAELSNEFGNLLNRIVGMSLKYSNGEILHNEVSHFYEAELNEANLHLQNALEFIENFQFNRYLEELFKALSVANLSISKYEPWNLIKNNEASKANALVSLCANILAKVSILLHPTLPKSTQKVAKALNFEITPQIYQKLILQNSLLDFKASACEALFPKIEKALLSEEKKEEKIQMPKIKIDDFAKIELKVALVKECERIEGSEKLLKFILELENGETRQVLSGIAKFYKPEELIGKQVCLISNLKKAKIFGYESDGMILSAKSGDKLVLISPRELVESGSLIG; this is encoded by the coding sequence ATGCGTTACATTACCACACCGATTTATTATGTCAATGATGTCCCTCATTTAGGACACGCTTATACAACCATCATCGCCGATACTTTAGCGCGCTTTTATAGACTAAGCGGACACAAAACACTCTTTTTAACAGGCACAGATGAGCACGGACAAAAAATCGAACAAGCCGCTAAAAATAAAAATCACAGCCCTAAAGAATACGCCGATAAAATCAGTCTTGAATTTAAAAAGCTCTGGGACGAATTTGAGATAAGCTATGATATTTACGCACGCACCACAGATGAAAGGCATATCAAATTCGTTCAACAAGTTTTTTTAACAATGTGGGAGAAAGGCGACATTTATAAGGGTGAATATGAGGGCTACTACTGCGTTTCTTGTGAAAGTTTTTTCACGCAAACCCAGCTTACAAATGGCTGTGGCTGTCCTGATTGCGGAAAAGAAACGAAGCTTTTAAAGGAGGAGAGCTATTTTTTCAAGCTTTCAAAATATGAAAAAGATATTTTAAAATGGTATGAAAGCGACCCCATAGTGCCTAAAAATAAAAAAACTGAACTGATTAATTTTATTGAAAATGGACTAAAAGACCTTTCTATCACACGCACGAGCTTTGAGTGGGGGATTAAAATCCCTCAAAATTTAAATGACGATAAGCACATTATTTATGTATGGCTTGACGCTTTGTTTATTTACATTAGCTCACTAGAACTTGATAAAAAAAGCGAAAATTTAGGCTTTTTACCTGCTTTTGTGCATTTGGTTGGTAAGGATATTTTGCGTTTTCACGCGATTTATTTCCCTGCTTTTTTGATGAGTGCTAATTTACCCCTACCAAAATACATCGCCGCACACGGCTGGTGGACTAAAGACGGAGAAAAAATGAGTAAATCAAAGGGAAATGCCCTGCACCCAAAAATCATCGCAGATGCCTATGGCTTAGAGGCTTTTCGCTATTTTTTACTAAGAGAAGTGCCTTTTGGAAATGACGGGGACTTTAGCGAAGCAATGCTTATAAGCCGCATTAATGCCGAGCTTAGTAACGAATTTGGCAATTTGTTAAACCGCATTGTTGGAATGAGTCTTAAATACTCAAATGGTGAAATTTTACACAATGAAGTTTCGCATTTTTATGAAGCAGAATTAAATGAAGCAAATTTACATCTTCAAAATGCCTTAGAATTCATAGAAAATTTTCAATTTAATCGCTATTTAGAAGAGCTTTTTAAGGCTTTGAGTGTAGCAAATTTAAGTATTAGTAAATATGAGCCTTGGAATTTGATAAAAAATAATGAAGCAAGTAAGGCAAATGCCCTAGTTTCTTTATGTGCGAATATTTTGGCTAAGGTTAGTATTCTTTTGCACCCTACTCTGCCCAAAAGCACACAAAAAGTGGCTAAAGCCTTAAATTTTGAAATCACTCCGCAAATTTATCAAAAACTTATTTTGCAAAATTCGCTTTTAGATTTTAAGGCTAGTGCTTGTGAGGCATTATTTCCAAAAATTGAAAAAGCACTTTTAAGCGAAGAAAAAAAAGAAGAAAAAATTCAAATGCCAAAAATTAAGATTGACGATTTTGCTAAAATCGAGCTTAAAGTGGCTTTAGTGAAAGAGTGCGAAAGGATTGAAGGTAGCGAAAAATTGCTTAAATTCATACTTGAGCTTGAAAATGGCGAAACAAGACAGGTGCTTTCGGGTATAGCAAAATTCTATAAACCAGAAGAGCTTATAGGAAAACAAGTTTGTCTCATCTCTAATCTTAAAAAGGCAAAAATTTTTGGCTATGAAAGTGATGGTATGATACTTTCTGCTAAAAGTGGCGATAAGCTCGTGCTAATTAGCCCTAGGGAACTTGTAGAAAGCGGTTCTTTAATAGGCTAA
- a CDS encoding bifunctional aconitate hydratase 2/2-methylisocitrate dehydratase, whose product MSFIEEYNALVKERAALGIPPLALSVEQTKTLCELLKTSDDEFLASLLEERVNPGVDDAALVKCEFLDKILKGQINAPKIDKKRALKMLETMLGGYNVKVLIEALKDENLAKDAADVLKNIIFIHDDFYTIAELSKTNPYAKEILQSWANAEWFLKKEKLPEVIKCIVFKVAGETNTDDLSPAGDAFTRSDIPLHANAMLKVRQAGSLEKIKELKKSGREIVYVGDVVGTGSSRKSAINSIQWHLGKKIKGVPNKHSGGIIMGSTIAPIFFNTAQDSGALPIVCDVSQLEMGDEFEIHTYEGKIIKNGSVISEFKLNPNTIIDEVRAGGRIPLIIGRGLCAKAREFLKLENETIFIKPEQPKESEGGYTLAQKMLGRACGVKGVRAGMYIEPTTLTVGSQDTTGPMTRDEIKELASLGFNADFVMQSFCHTAAYPKISDSNLHKTLPNFITSRGGVSLKPGDGVIHSWLNRFVLPDSVGTGGDSHTRFPIGISFPAGSGLVAFAAVTGAMPLNVPESVLVRFKGELQPGVTLRDLVNAIPYYAIKDGKLSVEKQNKKNIFAGKILEIEGLPDLKVEQAFELSDASAERSAAACCVDLNEASVSEYIKSNISLIEAMLEAGYENGETLKRRAEKMKEWLKNPTLLRADKDAKYAYVLEIDLNEIKEPILACPNDPDDVATLSEILQDERRPKNIDEVFVGSCMTNIGHYRALGEILKDKGILKTRLWVVPPTKMDKAQLTAEGYYSIFGAAGARIEVPGCSLCMGNQARVNDGAVVFSTSTRNFDNRMGMGAKVYLGSAELAAVCAILGKIPSKEEYLQIVKDKLNDTNKANIYKYLNFNEIQNFKLEE is encoded by the coding sequence ATGTCTTTTATAGAAGAATATAATGCTCTAGTCAAAGAAAGAGCAGCTTTGGGCATTCCACCTTTAGCTTTAAGCGTAGAGCAAACAAAAACCCTTTGCGAATTGCTTAAAACAAGTGATGATGAATTTTTAGCCTCACTTTTAGAAGAAAGAGTAAATCCGGGTGTTGATGATGCGGCTTTAGTTAAGTGTGAATTTTTAGATAAAATTTTAAAGGGACAAATTAACGCCCCTAAAATCGATAAAAAACGCGCCCTTAAAATGTTAGAAACTATGCTAGGCGGCTATAATGTTAAGGTATTAATCGAGGCTTTAAAAGATGAAAATTTAGCAAAAGACGCAGCTGATGTGCTTAAAAATATCATTTTTATCCACGATGATTTTTATACCATAGCAGAACTTAGCAAAACAAATCCTTATGCTAAAGAAATTTTGCAAAGCTGGGCTAATGCGGAGTGGTTTTTGAAAAAAGAAAAACTCCCCGAAGTGATAAAATGTATCGTTTTTAAGGTAGCTGGAGAAACAAACACGGACGATTTAAGTCCTGCCGGTGATGCTTTTACGAGAAGTGATATCCCCCTACACGCTAATGCTATGCTTAAGGTGCGTCAAGCTGGTTCATTAGAAAAAATCAAAGAACTTAAAAAAAGTGGGAGAGAAATCGTTTATGTCGGTGATGTGGTCGGCACAGGCTCAAGTAGAAAATCCGCTATAAATTCCATACAGTGGCATTTAGGAAAAAAGATTAAGGGTGTGCCAAATAAACATAGTGGTGGCATTATTATGGGTTCAACCATAGCACCGATTTTCTTTAATACCGCTCAAGATAGCGGAGCTTTACCTATCGTTTGTGATGTAAGTCAGCTTGAAATGGGCGATGAGTTTGAAATTCACACTTATGAGGGTAAAATTATCAAAAATGGCTCTGTTATTAGCGAATTTAAACTCAATCCAAATACCATCATCGATGAAGTAAGAGCAGGAGGAAGAATCCCTCTCATCATAGGGCGTGGGCTTTGTGCTAAGGCAAGGGAATTTTTAAAGCTTGAAAATGAAACGATTTTCATTAAGCCAGAGCAGCCAAAAGAAAGTGAGGGGGGTTACACTTTAGCACAAAAAATGCTAGGGCGTGCTTGTGGAGTTAAGGGCGTGAGAGCGGGTATGTATATAGAGCCTACAACCTTGACCGTTGGTTCGCAAGATACCACAGGACCGATGACAAGAGACGAGATAAAAGAGCTTGCTAGTCTTGGTTTTAATGCGGATTTTGTTATGCAGAGCTTTTGCCATACGGCAGCTTATCCTAAAATAAGTGATTCTAATCTTCATAAAACCTTACCAAATTTCATCACAAGTCGTGGCGGTGTGAGTTTAAAGCCCGGAGACGGCGTTATCCACTCTTGGCTTAACCGCTTTGTTTTACCTGATAGCGTAGGAACAGGCGGAGACTCGCATACGCGTTTTCCTATCGGTATTTCTTTTCCAGCAGGAAGTGGGCTTGTAGCCTTTGCGGCAGTAACAGGCGCTATGCCTTTAAATGTGCCTGAAAGTGTTTTGGTGCGCTTTAAGGGAGAATTACAACCCGGAGTTACCCTAAGAGATTTAGTTAATGCTATCCCTTATTATGCGATTAAAGACGGAAAATTAAGCGTAGAAAAGCAAAATAAAAAGAATATTTTTGCGGGAAAAATTTTAGAAATCGAGGGCTTGCCAGATTTAAAAGTCGAACAAGCCTTTGAATTAAGCGACGCTTCAGCTGAAAGAAGTGCGGCGGCTTGTTGCGTGGATTTAAACGAAGCAAGTGTGAGCGAATATATCAAATCAAATATAAGCCTTATAGAAGCAATGCTTGAGGCAGGTTATGAAAACGGGGAAACACTCAAAAGAAGAGCAGAAAAAATGAAAGAATGGCTTAAAAATCCTACTCTTTTAAGAGCAGATAAAGACGCAAAATATGCTTATGTGCTTGAGATTGATTTAAATGAGATTAAAGAGCCTATTTTAGCGTGTCCTAATGACCCTGACGATGTGGCGACCTTAAGTGAAATTTTGCAAGATGAGAGGCGTCCTAAAAATATTGACGAAGTTTTCGTTGGCTCTTGTATGACAAATATAGGGCATTATAGAGCTTTAGGTGAAATTTTAAAAGATAAAGGCATACTTAAAACACGCCTTTGGGTTGTGCCGCCAACTAAAATGGACAAAGCGCAACTAACGGCAGAGGGTTATTACAGCATCTTTGGTGCGGCAGGTGCTAGGATAGAGGTGCCGGGCTGTTCTTTATGTATGGGAAATCAAGCCAGGGTTAATGACGGTGCTGTCGTTTTCTCTACTTCAACAAGAAATTTTGACAACAGAATGGGAATGGGTGCTAAGGTGTATCTTGGTAGTGCGGAACTCGCGGCTGTGTGTGCGATTTTGGGTAAAATTCCTAGTAAAGAGGAGTATTTGCAAATCGTCAAAGATAAACTTAATGACACAAATAAAGCAAATATTTATAAATATCTTAATTTTAATGAGATACAAAATTTTAAGCTAGAGGAGTAA
- a CDS encoding ankyrin repeat domain-containing protein codes for MRILIFLSAFLLSSSLANCEFAIQNKAKIFGQKVDLGQKELLDNLQTCEFSLKNQAATQKLYELSNQIRGNNSICSGLSYFDKLKEFQYLLLEIALSPQSYQKKLADAKDTEEKNNVLKAYFRYWAYQSIGNFRLYREFWKEYNRAIEPLEAYFEKNFKFDKGSNIYFTSNALNEFLNWAVGESKIHKDISILAKMMANKNYDEVRLEEYIMANSPSLAELNLALRSALLNARDIKIINMLLKFGLDLNEGYESAIFYALENKQNVEFLIQKGANVNHANAFGKTPLFYALEFHQDEVAKLLIEKGANVNAKYINNNEKLALNANNTTPYFITLCALEHTSKNVFMHAASFSNVAMLKFLVEKKADIFAVDDLGFNALDFALMADKEENAIYLRSLGLKENENLFYGERLE; via the coding sequence ATGAGAATTTTAATTTTTTTAAGTGCATTTTTGCTAAGTTCTAGTTTAGCAAATTGCGAATTTGCCATACAAAATAAGGCAAAAATTTTTGGTCAAAAAGTTGATTTAGGTCAAAAAGAACTGCTTGATAATCTTCAAACCTGCGAATTTTCTCTCAAAAATCAAGCCGCAACGCAAAAGCTTTATGAACTTTCTAATCAAATTCGTGGAAATAATAGCATTTGCTCAGGACTTAGCTATTTTGACAAATTGAAAGAATTTCAATATTTACTCTTAGAAATCGCCCTAAGTCCTCAAAGCTACCAAAAGAAACTCGCAGATGCGAAAGATACGGAAGAAAAAAATAATGTCCTCAAAGCATACTTTCGTTACTGGGCATATCAAAGTATAGGAAATTTCAGGCTTTATAGAGAGTTTTGGAAGGAGTATAATAGGGCTATTGAGCCTTTAGAGGCTTATTTTGAAAAAAATTTTAAATTTGACAAAGGGAGTAATATTTATTTCACAAGTAATGCCTTAAACGAGTTTTTAAACTGGGCTGTTGGGGAAAGTAAAATTCATAAAGATATTAGCATACTTGCCAAAATGATGGCAAATAAAAATTATGATGAAGTGCGTTTAGAAGAATATATAATGGCGAATAGCCCTTCCCTCGCCGAGCTTAATCTCGCTTTAAGGTCAGCCCTCTTAAATGCTAGAGATATTAAAATCATCAATATGCTTTTAAAATTTGGACTTGATTTAAATGAGGGTTATGAAAGTGCCATTTTTTACGCTTTAGAAAACAAGCAAAATGTAGAATTTTTAATCCAAAAGGGTGCAAATGTCAATCACGCCAATGCTTTTGGCAAAACTCCACTTTTTTATGCCTTAGAATTTCATCAAGATGAAGTCGCTAAACTTCTCATAGAAAAGGGTGCAAATGTTAATGCTAAATATATTAATAATAATGAAAAATTAGCCCTTAATGCCAACAATACAACGCCCTATTTCATCACGCTTTGTGCCTTAGAACATACTTCTAAAAATGTCTTTATGCACGCGGCTAGTTTTTCTAATGTCGCTATGCTAAAGTTTTTGGTTGAAAAAAAGGCAGATATTTTTGCTGTTGATGATTTGGGTTTTAATGCGCTTGATTTTGCCTTAATGGCAGATAAAGAAGAAAATGCCATTTATCTTAGAAGCTTAGGACTTAAAGAAAATGAAAATTTATTTTATGGAGAAAGATTAGAATGA
- a CDS encoding lytic transglycosylase domain-containing protein: MKKFFLLAFALCYLNAAHYELETLKKYENSIAKDYYIYRLLQKKSLEKKEVQNLHSHIFRYVGVLKKELDKLAPLKPYVNSKYAKCYTYTKDTILDANATCQSVRLNSLNFIASLTPDTRKVLAKNLPNFSTLLLAFNEKNPMNYIVKKEDANAFFKYFNYSKKTDFELNANFVNKLTTQDSFKNFAQNIIIKKENAKFAESLLEVNASKVKEDTAFYLGVNALVFEEEDLAYHFFKSAYESFKQKANQDNALFWLWLIKKDEKHLKELAKSQSLNIYSLYARELTNAPFVELKVLKAPDTKSKFDMSNPFAWQELARRIRNADANELKRLEKEFKTQSTLPIYALIKEKIDKKNYFIMPYFEYIKDYDVKRQALILAIARQESRFIPTAISTSYALGTMQFMPFLANHIGHKELKIANFDQDFMFKPEIAYLFANHHLNYLEKHLNSPLYVFYAYNAGIGFTTRLLKRNDMFKEGKYEPFLSMELVPYQETRIYGKKVLANYIAYRHLLNDNIKILDIFENLIQNTQTQANKS; the protein is encoded by the coding sequence ATGAAAAAATTTTTTTTACTTGCTTTTGCGTTGTGTTATTTAAATGCCGCTCATTATGAGCTTGAAACCTTAAAAAAATATGAAAATTCCATAGCTAAAGATTATTATATTTACCGACTTTTGCAAAAAAAATCCCTAGAAAAAAAAGAAGTGCAAAATTTACATTCGCATATTTTTCGCTATGTTGGGGTATTAAAAAAGGAGTTGGATAAGCTCGCCCCCTTAAAGCCCTATGTTAATTCAAAATATGCAAAGTGCTATACCTACACTAAGGATACCATACTTGATGCAAATGCCACTTGTCAAAGTGTGCGTTTAAATTCTCTTAATTTCATCGCCTCTCTCACGCCAGATACAAGAAAGGTTCTTGCAAAAAATTTGCCAAATTTTAGCACCCTACTCCTTGCCTTTAATGAAAAAAATCCTATGAACTATATCGTTAAAAAAGAGGACGCAAATGCCTTTTTTAAATACTTTAATTATTCTAAAAAAACGGATTTTGAGCTAAATGCAAATTTTGTTAATAAACTTACCACTCAGGATAGCTTTAAAAATTTTGCACAAAATATCATTATCAAAAAAGAAAATGCCAAATTTGCAGAATCACTTTTAGAAGTTAATGCTAGCAAGGTAAAGGAGGACACTGCTTTTTATTTGGGGGTTAATGCCCTTGTTTTTGAGGAAGAAGATTTAGCGTATCATTTTTTTAAAAGTGCCTATGAAAGCTTTAAGCAAAAAGCAAACCAAGATAATGCACTTTTTTGGCTGTGGCTCATTAAAAAAGATGAAAAGCACCTAAAAGAACTTGCTAAAAGCCAGTCCTTAAATATTTATAGTCTTTATGCTAGGGAGCTTACTAATGCACCTTTTGTTGAACTTAAGGTATTGAAAGCACCCGATACAAAAAGCAAATTTGATATGAGTAATCCTTTCGCGTGGCAAGAGCTTGCCAGACGCATAAGAAATGCTGATGCAAATGAGTTAAAAAGACTAGAAAAAGAATTCAAAACGCAAAGCACTCTACCCATTTATGCTCTCATAAAAGAAAAAATCGATAAGAAAAATTATTTCATAATGCCTTATTTTGAGTATATTAAGGACTATGATGTAAAAAGACAAGCCCTTATTTTAGCCATAGCTAGACAAGAAAGTCGCTTTATCCCTACGGCGATTTCGACTTCTTACGCACTTGGAACTATGCAATTTATGCCCTTTTTAGCAAATCACATCGGACATAAAGAGCTTAAAATCGCAAATTTCGACCAAGATTTTATGTTTAAACCTGAAATTGCCTATTTATTTGCTAATCATCACTTAAATTATTTAGAAAAGCACCTAAACTCTCCGCTTTATGTTTTTTACGCTTATAATGCAGGCATAGGCTTTACCACTAGACTTTTAAAAAGAAATGATATGTTTAAAGAGGGAAAATATGAGCCTTTTTTATCTATGGAACTTGTGCCTTATCAAGAGACTCGAATTTATGGAAAAAAGGTTTTGGCTAATTATATTGCGTATCGACATCTTCTGAACGATAATATAAAGATTTTGGATATCTTTGAAAATTTAATTCAAAACACGCAAACTCAAGCGAACAAATCTTAG